From Candidatus Nitricoxidivorans perseverans, the proteins below share one genomic window:
- a CDS encoding mobile mystery protein A, with protein sequence MKSNFSELKLRQLDANLSRWRSADLPPRPPSGWIKAIREGLGMAATHLAARLGVTTSTVTRLETSEADDTISLATLRRAAEALGCELHYALVPKQSLADTLENRALALARQQMATVSHTMALEAQSTSRETVEAQTRALADNLLKGSRRSLWRETR encoded by the coding sequence ATGAAATCGAACTTCTCTGAGCTCAAGCTCCGCCAACTTGACGCCAACCTGAGCCGTTGGCGCAGCGCCGACTTGCCGCCACGTCCGCCATCTGGCTGGATCAAGGCCATCCGGGAAGGCCTGGGCATGGCCGCGACGCACCTCGCCGCCCGGCTGGGCGTCACCACCTCCACCGTCACCCGGCTGGAGACCTCCGAGGCCGACGACACCATCAGCCTGGCCACCCTGCGCCGTGCCGCCGAAGCCCTGGGCTGCGAGTTGCACTATGCCCTGGTGCCCAAACAATCCTTGGCCGACACCCTGGAAAACCGCGCCCTGGCCCTGGCACGCCAGCAGATGGCCACCGTCAGCCATACCATGGCGCTGGAAGCCCAATCGACCTCACGCGAGACCGTCGAGGCGCAGACCCGTGCCCTGGCCGACAACCTGCTCAAAGGTTCGCGGCGTTCATTGTGGCGAGAAACCAGGTAG
- a CDS encoding nucleotidyltransferase domain-containing protein — MLLDLLFGSYRQRALTQLLLHPDEGYHVRELARLTGTTPGTLHKELARLAEVGLLLREKQGNQVRYRANRECTVYPELAGLFRKTGGAAGLLADALRSLAPAPLLALIFGSLARGEENARSDIDLLVVADASFGDVVRALHPAQERLQREINPVVCTAAEFARRVAAKDPFIANILANPKLFVIGTEHDLGKLARHPAPAAV; from the coding sequence ATGCTTCTCGACCTCCTTTTCGGCAGCTATCGCCAGCGCGCCCTGACGCAGTTGCTGCTGCATCCCGACGAGGGCTATCACGTTCGGGAACTGGCGCGCCTTACGGGCACCACGCCGGGTACGCTGCACAAGGAGCTGGCCCGCCTTGCGGAGGTGGGCCTCCTGCTGCGCGAAAAGCAGGGCAACCAGGTGCGCTATCGCGCCAATCGCGAGTGCACCGTTTATCCCGAACTGGCGGGGCTGTTCCGCAAGACCGGCGGCGCGGCCGGCCTGCTTGCCGACGCCCTGCGCAGTCTGGCCCCGGCGCCGCTGCTGGCGCTGATCTTCGGCTCGCTGGCGCGCGGCGAGGAAAACGCTCGCAGCGACATCGATCTGCTGGTGGTCGCCGACGCCTCTTTCGGCGACGTGGTCAGGGCGCTGCACCCGGCCCAGGAGCGCCTGCAACGGGAGATCAACCCGGTGGTCTGCACCGCCGCCGAATTCGCGCGCCGCGTCGCCGCCAAGGATCCCTTCATCGCCAACATCCTCGCCAATCCGAAGCTCTTCGTCATCGGAACCGAACATGACCTTGGAAAACTTGCTCGCCATCCAGCGCCTGCAGCCGTTTGA
- a CDS encoding mobile mystery protein B: MNEWEQLNIVQGENWAQRQRGQRKEILNEGFLRQLHRQMFGETWKWAGEFRKSDKNIGVDWLKIGVELRKLLDDAHYQIEHASYPPDEIAMRFHHRLVAIHPFPNGNGRHARLMADLLVERLGQPRFTWGHRSLVDASETRRHYIAALQAADRRDIAPLLAIARS; the protein is encoded by the coding sequence TTGAATGAGTGGGAGCAACTCAATATCGTCCAGGGCGAGAACTGGGCGCAACGTCAACGTGGGCAACGCAAGGAAATCCTCAACGAGGGCTTCCTGCGCCAGTTGCACCGGCAGATGTTCGGCGAAACCTGGAAGTGGGCTGGCGAGTTCCGCAAGTCGGACAAGAATATCGGCGTCGATTGGCTGAAGATCGGCGTTGAACTCAGGAAGCTGCTCGACGATGCCCACTACCAGATCGAGCACGCCAGCTATCCGCCCGACGAAATCGCCATGCGATTCCATCACCGCCTGGTTGCCATCCATCCTTTCCCCAACGGCAATGGCCGCCATGCCCGGCTGATGGCCGATCTGCTCGTCGAGCGCCTGGGCCAGCCGCGCTTTACCTGGGGCCACCGCAGTTTGGTCGATGCCAGCGAAACGCGCCGGCACTACATCGCTGCCCTGCAAGCCGCCGACCGCCGCGACATTGCGCCCTTACTCGCTATTGCAAGAAGCTGA